From one Bradyrhizobium sp. Ash2021 genomic stretch:
- a CDS encoding GntR family transcriptional regulator translates to MPARATKKSENSVRAVGHRRAGRPRAATAASRIYSDLRAELVSLQRRPGEAISEAEIALSYGVSRTPVREAILKLSDEGLVEIFPQSGIFVARIPLAALPEAIIIRKALEETTARLAAERATSSQILNLHSILERQREANAARDGDTFHRADEMFHAMIAEVAGYPGIWTLILQVKVHVDRYRLLTLPQQGRIPRVIAEHQAILDAIEAHDPSRARMAMEIHLEGLLDNIAVTQNFNPEFFDK, encoded by the coding sequence ATGCCCGCACGCGCGACGAAGAAGAGCGAGAACTCGGTCCGTGCCGTCGGCCATCGCCGGGCGGGCCGCCCGCGTGCCGCGACCGCCGCGTCGCGAATCTATTCGGATCTTCGCGCCGAGTTGGTGTCATTGCAGCGCCGTCCTGGCGAGGCGATCTCGGAGGCCGAAATCGCGCTTTCCTACGGCGTCAGCCGGACGCCGGTTCGCGAGGCGATCCTGAAATTATCGGATGAAGGTCTCGTCGAAATCTTTCCGCAATCGGGCATCTTCGTCGCCCGCATACCGCTGGCTGCGCTGCCGGAAGCCATCATCATCCGCAAGGCGCTCGAGGAAACCACCGCGCGATTGGCAGCTGAACGGGCTACTTCGAGCCAGATCCTCAACCTGCATTCGATCCTGGAACGCCAGCGCGAGGCCAACGCCGCCAGAGACGGCGACACCTTCCATCGCGCGGATGAAATGTTTCACGCGATGATCGCTGAAGTTGCTGGATATCCCGGAATTTGGACGTTGATCCTTCAGGTGAAGGTGCACGTCGATCGCTACCGTCTGCTGACGCTACCGCAGCAGGGACGTATCCCGCGGGTCATCGCAGAGCATCAGGCCATCCTGGACGCGATCGAGGCGCATGATCCCTCGCGCGCCCGGATGGCGATGGAGATCCATCTCGAAGGTCTTCTCGACAACATCGCTGTTACTCAAAACTTCAATCCGGAGTTTTTCGACAAGTGA
- a CDS encoding TRAP transporter substrate-binding protein, with protein sequence MKRRDFIKLSAGIGAAGLTMGPPALTPARAQAKAAFKASDVQPPGYPTVAATENLGKKLEAATNGRLSVQMFPSMQLGGEKETIEQTQIGAIQMLRVSVGSMGPIVDDINVVNMPFLFKNTAHAQRMMDGPIGQELLDKITASPNAGLVALCWMDSGARSLYNTKRPIKTIEDLKGLKFRVIGNPIFVDMMNALGGNGVAMGYDQVFSALQTGVIDGAENNPPSYVFSNHYTAAKYYSLTEHLIIPEVLVFSKKAWTSLSNDDQALIKKFAREAQLEERELWKKYETLAMEKAKAAGCEIVEIADKAPFQNAVKPVWDKYGPKYQDMIKRIQTA encoded by the coding sequence ATGAAGCGTCGCGATTTCATAAAGCTGAGTGCCGGTATTGGAGCGGCGGGCTTGACGATGGGCCCTCCGGCCCTGACGCCCGCCCGCGCGCAGGCGAAAGCGGCCTTCAAGGCGTCCGACGTTCAGCCGCCAGGTTACCCGACCGTGGCGGCGACGGAAAATCTGGGAAAGAAGCTCGAGGCCGCCACCAACGGGCGCCTCTCGGTCCAGATGTTTCCGTCCATGCAACTCGGCGGCGAGAAGGAAACCATCGAACAGACGCAGATCGGGGCGATCCAGATGCTGCGCGTCAGCGTGGGATCCATGGGTCCCATCGTCGACGACATCAATGTCGTCAACATGCCGTTCCTGTTCAAGAACACGGCGCACGCGCAGCGAATGATGGACGGGCCGATCGGGCAGGAACTGCTCGACAAGATCACGGCCAGTCCCAATGCCGGACTAGTCGCATTGTGCTGGATGGATTCCGGAGCGCGCAGCCTTTACAACACCAAGAGACCCATCAAAACGATCGAAGACCTCAAGGGTCTGAAATTCCGCGTCATCGGCAACCCGATCTTCGTCGACATGATGAACGCCCTTGGCGGCAATGGCGTCGCGATGGGCTACGACCAGGTCTTCAGCGCGCTGCAGACCGGCGTCATTGACGGCGCCGAGAACAATCCGCCGAGCTACGTCTTCAGCAATCATTACACGGCGGCAAAATATTACTCGCTCACCGAGCACCTGATCATTCCCGAAGTGCTGGTGTTCTCCAAGAAGGCCTGGACCTCGCTTTCGAACGACGATCAGGCCCTGATCAAGAAATTTGCCCGCGAGGCGCAGCTGGAGGAACGCGAGCTCTGGAAAAAATACGAGACGCTGGCGATGGAGAAGGCAAAGGCCGCGGGCTGCGAGATCGTCGAGATCGCCGACAAGGCACCGTTCCAGAACGCGGTCAAACCGGTGTGGGACAAATATGGTCCGAAATACCAGGACATGATCAAGCGCATCCAGACAGCTTGA
- a CDS encoding MarR family transcriptional regulator, producing MSARETAELLLQVGRLVQAEGYDGELSPAQWMALRFFARANPFSRTPSAFAEFQATTRGTATQAIKALEAGGYLVRQPFKTDGRSVSLRLTSKGKKALSRDPFEVLVRAVDSLDATERTAMRRALHQVLSTLATSGAHRRFGVCQDCTYFGREMCGNLPSTGPSAAECLLLAVPIRPEDVDLLCVHFQPMNKHREDGRTP from the coding sequence ATGTCAGCGCGCGAAACGGCAGAGCTCCTGCTGCAGGTGGGACGGCTCGTACAAGCTGAGGGCTATGACGGCGAGCTCAGTCCGGCCCAATGGATGGCGCTCCGCTTCTTCGCCCGTGCCAACCCGTTCTCGCGGACCCCGTCGGCATTCGCGGAATTTCAAGCGACAACCCGTGGCACCGCAACACAAGCCATTAAGGCGCTTGAAGCGGGTGGGTACTTGGTCCGACAGCCATTCAAGACGGACGGGCGAAGCGTAAGTCTGCGACTGACGAGCAAGGGCAAAAAAGCGCTATCACGCGATCCGTTCGAGGTTCTGGTGCGCGCTGTGGATTCGCTCGACGCGACAGAGCGAACTGCGATGCGTCGCGCCCTGCACCAGGTGCTGTCCACTCTAGCTACGAGTGGTGCCCATCGGCGCTTCGGTGTTTGCCAGGACTGCACGTACTTCGGCAGAGAGATGTGCGGCAACCTGCCGAGCACGGGCCCGTCGGCCGCTGAATGCCTGCTCCTAGCTGTTCCGATTCGGCCAGAGGACGTAGATCTTCTGTGCGTCCATTTTCAACCGATGAATAAGCACCGCGAGGACGGACGGACACCATGA
- a CDS encoding IS5 family transposase, with the protein MRPPERRETGEQDLFRSRLDQIIDLKHPLVALGRTVDWEFLEREFGAVYTDDPGRPPLPTRLMAGLAILKHTYDLSDEVLCERWVENPYYQFFCGEEFFQHRLVFDRSSLTRWRNRMGEERLQALLQESLSVATRTKAIKPSELSRVIVDTTVQPKNVTFPTDAKLLNRAREKLVRLAQRHGVDLRQSYARLGKFALIQHQRYAHAKQFKRANRMLKKLRTYLGRVIRDIGRKIEGNSGLEGTFAQLLLLARRVREQQQRQRGPKVYSLHAPEVECIGKGKAHRPYEFGVKVSVATTLKHCKGGQFVTHVKALPGNPYDGHTLETVIPDMEALVGNTIARILADKGYRGHNAPPDYKFRVFISGQKRGVTPQIKRELRRRSAVEPVIGHLKAEHRMGRNYLWFRRGDANNAVLAAVGYNFRRLIRWLRILLRQILAALFAAPSTNPV; encoded by the coding sequence ATGCGACCACCGGAACGGCGGGAGACGGGAGAGCAGGATCTGTTTCGCTCTCGGCTCGACCAGATCATCGACCTGAAGCATCCGCTGGTGGCGCTGGGGCGCACGGTGGATTGGGAGTTCCTGGAACGGGAGTTCGGGGCGGTCTACACGGATGATCCCGGCCGCCCGCCACTGCCGACGCGATTGATGGCGGGGCTGGCGATCCTCAAGCACACCTACGACCTGTCCGACGAGGTGCTGTGCGAGCGCTGGGTCGAGAACCCCTATTACCAGTTCTTCTGCGGCGAGGAGTTCTTCCAGCACCGGCTGGTGTTCGATCGCTCGTCGCTGACGCGCTGGCGCAACCGGATGGGCGAGGAGCGGCTGCAGGCATTGCTGCAGGAGAGCCTGTCGGTGGCCACCAGAACCAAGGCGATCAAGCCGTCCGAGTTGTCACGGGTGATCGTCGATACCACCGTGCAGCCCAAGAACGTGACGTTCCCCACCGACGCGAAGCTTCTGAACCGGGCGCGCGAGAAACTGGTGCGGCTGGCGCAGCGCCACGGGGTAGATTTGCGCCAGTCCTATGCGCGCCTGGGCAAGTTCGCCCTGATCCAGCATCAGCGCTATGCCCACGCCAAGCAGTTCAAGCGTGCCAACCGGATGCTCAAGAAGCTGCGCACCTATCTCGGCCGCGTCATCCGCGACATCGGCCGCAAGATCGAGGGCAACAGCGGGCTCGAAGGGACGTTCGCACAGCTGCTATTGCTGGCGCGGCGCGTGCGCGAGCAGCAGCAACGTCAACGCGGACCGAAGGTCTATTCCCTGCATGCGCCGGAAGTCGAATGCATCGGCAAGGGCAAGGCCCATCGGCCTTACGAGTTCGGCGTCAAGGTCAGCGTTGCCACCACCCTCAAGCACTGCAAGGGCGGCCAGTTCGTCACCCATGTGAAGGCGCTGCCCGGCAATCCATATGATGGCCACACCTTGGAAACCGTGATCCCGGACATGGAAGCGCTCGTCGGCAACACCATCGCGCGCATCCTCGCCGACAAGGGCTACCGCGGCCACAATGCGCCGCCCGATTACAAGTTCAGGGTCTTCATCTCGGGGCAAAAGCGAGGGGTGACGCCGCAGATCAAGCGCGAACTCCGCCGCAGGTCCGCCGTCGAGCCCGTCATCGGCCATCTCAAAGCCGAGCACCGCATGGGCCGCAACTATCTCTGGTTCCGGCGCGGCGACGCCAACAACGCCGTCCTCGCCGCCGTCGGCTACAACTTCCGCCGCCTGATCCGCTGGCTCAGGATTTTGTTGCGCCAAATCCTGGCCGCTCTCTTCGCCGCGCCGTCGACCAATCCAGTCTGA
- a CDS encoding TRAP transporter small permease, whose product MAGFRRAMDYLYLLCVVIGCTALVLISAIIPWAVFTRYVLNSAASWPEPLAVLLTIVVTFIGAAAGYRLNLHMNVGYFADKLPETGRRPLELLVQLLMALIAIFMIVWGSRLVEVTWYNTIADFPFLSVGVTYLPIPIGGVCLLLFIIERIFLGIPLDPIAQHREVAVD is encoded by the coding sequence ATGGCCGGGTTTCGCCGCGCGATGGACTATCTGTACTTGCTGTGCGTCGTCATCGGCTGCACGGCGCTGGTTTTGATTTCGGCGATCATTCCCTGGGCGGTGTTCACCCGCTACGTGCTCAACAGCGCCGCATCCTGGCCCGAACCGCTCGCAGTTCTCCTGACCATCGTCGTGACCTTCATCGGCGCAGCCGCCGGATACCGGCTCAACCTGCATATGAATGTCGGCTACTTCGCCGACAAGCTGCCGGAAACAGGCCGTCGCCCGCTCGAGCTCCTTGTTCAGCTCCTGATGGCGCTGATCGCGATCTTCATGATCGTCTGGGGCAGCCGGCTGGTAGAGGTGACCTGGTACAACACCATCGCGGATTTTCCGTTCCTGTCCGTCGGCGTCACGTACCTGCCGATTCCGATCGGCGGGGTTTGCCTTTTGCTCTTCATCATCGAGCGCATTTTCCTTGGGATCCCGCTGGATCCGATCGCTCAACACCGGGAAGTCGCGGTCGACTGA
- a CDS encoding integrase core domain-containing protein, with protein sequence MRDIVRLIVWAVVDLFRSRVAIEAEILALWQQIFVLRRTAPKKQTFGAIDRLVFVGLYRVFPRVLDALAIVRPGTVIKWHRAGFRLYWRWTSRPRGGRPTVSLEIRRLVHEMSIANPLWGAPRIHGELLKLDIAIGQTSVAKYMAKRRGPPSQGWKTFLRNHADGIAAMDMFVVPTISFRLLYGLLIVGHGRRQIVWLGVTAHPTAEWIANQITEAFGWERAPHYLIRDRDRAYGNVFIRRLRSMGIRDRPTSPRSPWQNGYAERLIGSIRRECLDHVVVFGERHLRHVPLSYLKYYNEVRTHLSLKKDAPVSRAVERAGSILCRPVLGGLHHQYVRI encoded by the coding sequence ATGAGAGATATTGTCAGGCTCATTGTCTGGGCGGTTGTCGATCTGTTTCGGTCTCGGGTAGCGATCGAGGCAGAGATTTTAGCGTTGTGGCAGCAGATCTTTGTTCTGCGACGAACCGCCCCCAAGAAACAAACCTTCGGTGCCATCGACCGATTGGTGTTCGTTGGTCTTTATCGCGTCTTCCCTCGCGTTCTTGATGCGCTTGCGATTGTTAGGCCCGGGACCGTAATCAAATGGCACCGTGCGGGCTTCCGTTTGTACTGGCGCTGGACGTCGCGACCTCGTGGTGGCCGGCCAACAGTTTCGCTGGAAATACGCAGACTGGTCCACGAGATGAGCATCGCCAACCCACTGTGGGGAGCGCCACGGATCCATGGAGAGCTGCTGAAGCTCGACATCGCGATCGGACAGACGAGCGTGGCTAAATATATGGCCAAGCGAAGAGGTCCGCCGTCCCAGGGCTGGAAGACGTTCCTCCGCAATCATGCCGACGGCATCGCCGCGATGGATATGTTCGTCGTGCCGACAATCTCGTTTCGTCTGCTCTATGGACTGCTGATCGTGGGGCACGGCCGACGACAGATCGTATGGCTCGGCGTCACAGCGCATCCGACCGCAGAATGGATTGCAAATCAGATTACGGAAGCTTTCGGCTGGGAACGGGCTCCCCACTATTTGATCCGCGATCGCGATCGGGCCTATGGCAATGTCTTCATCCGACGACTTCGATCGATGGGCATTCGCGACCGACCAACGTCGCCACGCTCCCCGTGGCAAAATGGATATGCCGAACGGCTGATCGGTTCTATCCGACGGGAATGCCTTGACCACGTTGTTGTGTTCGGAGAGCGGCACCTCCGTCACGTACCGTTGTCTTACCTGAAATATTACAATGAGGTACGCACGCATCTATCCTTGAAGAAGGACGCGCCGGTTTCTCGCGCCGTCGAACGGGCCGGAAGCATTCTTTGTCGCCCAGTTCTCGGCGGGCTACACCACCAATATGTTCGGATTTGA
- a CDS encoding SDR family NAD(P)-dependent oxidoreductase, protein MTDYRKLFDLTGKTAVVLGAASGTGKSSAEALASLGASVMCADRTGEGAEAIAAAIRAQGGSAIPARCDAADSADVAALAAKAAEAFPRLDIAVTTPGLNRRERLISNSPS, encoded by the coding sequence TTGACCGACTATCGCAAGCTTTTCGATCTCACCGGCAAGACGGCAGTCGTGCTCGGAGCGGCCTCCGGCACCGGCAAGTCGTCGGCGGAGGCGCTGGCGTCCCTTGGCGCGAGCGTGATGTGTGCCGATCGCACCGGCGAAGGCGCGGAAGCCATCGCCGCAGCGATCCGCGCGCAAGGCGGATCGGCGATACCGGCTCGTTGCGACGCGGCTGACAGCGCCGATGTCGCAGCACTTGCGGCCAAGGCAGCCGAAGCGTTTCCGCGCCTGGATATCGCCGTCACGACGCCGGGGTTGAACAGGCGAGAGCGGCTGATTTCCAATTCGCCATCTTGA
- a CDS encoding cyclase family protein, which translates to MKIVDLSRELYHRTPSYPGHPPVMHGMWKNHEEALAESKNVYGLSSMFISMPDHAGTHIDAPRHFGKSGIPINEYPLEKCIVPGICVDLRHIAPRAEITPSDLEAAVKKAGVPVPKAGTVLLCTGHHERTFPRKEYSTDNSGVNVAATEWLAGQGVVHFGIDSMRPGPDSDVNLLVHKACLDLDITHIESLCNLEALLGKGKFTFIGLPMKWREGTASPIRAVAVFDI; encoded by the coding sequence GTGAAGATCGTCGATCTCAGCCGTGAACTCTATCACCGCACCCCGAGCTATCCGGGCCATCCCCCTGTCATGCACGGCATGTGGAAGAACCACGAGGAAGCGCTCGCCGAATCCAAAAACGTCTACGGGCTTTCGTCGATGTTCATCTCGATGCCCGACCATGCCGGCACCCACATCGATGCGCCCAGGCATTTCGGCAAGAGCGGCATCCCGATCAACGAATACCCACTGGAAAAATGTATCGTGCCGGGCATCTGCGTCGACCTGCGCCACATCGCGCCACGCGCCGAGATCACGCCCTCCGATCTCGAAGCGGCGGTGAAGAAGGCGGGAGTGCCGGTGCCGAAGGCAGGAACAGTCCTGCTCTGCACCGGCCACCATGAGCGAACCTTCCCTCGCAAGGAATATTCGACCGACAATTCCGGCGTGAATGTCGCCGCCACCGAGTGGCTGGCCGGGCAAGGCGTCGTGCATTTCGGCATCGATTCGATGCGGCCAGGGCCCGACAGCGACGTGAACCTGCTCGTTCACAAGGCTTGCCTCGACCTGGATATCACCCACATAGAAAGCCTGTGCAATCTCGAAGCGCTGCTCGGCAAGGGCAAGTTCACCTTCATCGGCCTGCCGATGAAGTGGCGAGAGGGCACGGCTTCCCCGATCCGCGCCGTGGCGGTATTTGACATATGA
- a CDS encoding tripartite tricarboxylate transporter substrate binding protein has translation MLDKISNRLSRREMLRATGLLAGAVAASSLGLAPARAAGYPERPIKIIVPFAPAGPTDIMARILGQHLGDALGGTAVVENKPGAGGNIGIGTTAHAEPDGYTLLITSSAYVVNPGLYAKIPYDPYKDFAPIAELGTSPNVILVDPKLGVNSIADLIKRAKANPNELNYASPGIGTTPHLSGELLKIVCGIEMTHVPYSGAGPAIQAILSGTTQVACAALPPAHPHIESGALKALAVTGAHRWFDLPDVPTMIELGYKDFISDTFQGFLAPVKTPAAIVELLSNKSIEILKTPKIAEQLRNNGFEVIANGPDGMRKRIEDEVPKWREIVAKAGIKPV, from the coding sequence ATGCTTGATAAGATATCCAATCGCCTGTCGCGCCGCGAGATGCTGCGGGCCACCGGCCTCCTGGCCGGCGCGGTTGCCGCCTCCAGCCTCGGGCTGGCGCCCGCGAGGGCGGCCGGCTATCCCGAGCGCCCGATCAAGATCATTGTGCCGTTTGCGCCGGCCGGACCCACCGACATCATGGCGCGTATTCTAGGTCAGCATCTGGGCGATGCGCTGGGCGGCACGGCCGTTGTCGAGAACAAGCCCGGCGCCGGTGGCAATATCGGGATCGGCACCACGGCCCACGCCGAGCCGGACGGCTATACGCTGTTGATCACCTCGAGCGCGTACGTCGTCAATCCCGGCCTGTACGCAAAGATCCCATACGATCCCTACAAGGATTTCGCACCGATCGCGGAGCTTGGCACCTCGCCCAACGTGATTCTGGTTGATCCCAAACTCGGCGTGAATTCGATTGCCGACTTGATCAAGCGTGCCAAGGCCAATCCGAACGAACTCAACTATGCCAGTCCAGGCATCGGGACGACACCGCATCTTTCGGGCGAGTTGCTCAAGATCGTCTGCGGGATCGAGATGACCCATGTGCCGTACTCCGGCGCGGGTCCGGCGATCCAGGCGATCCTCAGCGGCACCACGCAGGTGGCCTGCGCCGCCCTGCCGCCGGCACACCCGCATATCGAATCCGGTGCGCTGAAGGCGCTGGCCGTGACCGGCGCGCACCGCTGGTTCGACCTGCCCGACGTGCCGACGATGATCGAACTCGGCTACAAGGATTTCATCTCCGACACCTTCCAGGGCTTTCTGGCGCCGGTGAAGACGCCGGCGGCCATTGTCGAGCTGCTGTCGAACAAATCGATCGAAATTCTAAAGACGCCGAAGATCGCCGAGCAGTTGCGCAACAACGGCTTCGAGGTGATCGCCAATGGACCGGACGGCATGCGCAAGCGCATCGAGGACGAAGTGCCGAAATGGCGAGAAATCGTCGCCAAAGCCGGCATCAAGCCGGTTTAA
- a CDS encoding TRAP transporter large permease, with the protein MDIFILLTTMLVCFLIGMPIAYSLALAAIAGAFSIGIPLEAVMLKISDGVSKVAMLTIPFFVLAGAIMAEGGMARRLVAFADVLVGLTRLRGGLSIVNVLATTFLSGISGSAVADTSAIGSVMIPQMERAGYPRVFATNLTITASVQALLVPPSHNAVLYSLATGGTISISALFMAGVFPGLLLGFSLIILCLVIAYRNDHPRGQTVPAEDAISIVIDAAWGLVTLVIILGGILGGIFTAIEAGAVACIWAFFVTMFIYRDYRWRDLPVLLHRTLRTVAMVLTLIACASSVGYIMALTQMPAKMTAFFLSISSNKYVILFLINILLLVLGTLVDMAPSILIATPILLPVMANFGVDPVHFGMIMLLNLGIGLCHPPVGAILFVGCAVGKVTIEQVMRKIWPFYAVMFFVLMCVTYLPEISLWLPRHMMR; encoded by the coding sequence ATGGATATTTTCATTCTGCTCACGACGATGCTGGTTTGCTTTCTGATCGGCATGCCAATCGCCTATTCGCTGGCGCTGGCGGCGATCGCAGGAGCTTTCTCGATCGGCATTCCACTGGAAGCGGTGATGCTGAAGATCTCCGACGGTGTCAGCAAGGTGGCGATGCTGACCATACCGTTCTTCGTGCTGGCGGGCGCGATCATGGCCGAAGGCGGCATGGCGCGGCGGCTGGTCGCGTTTGCCGACGTGCTGGTGGGATTGACGCGCCTGCGCGGTGGCCTCTCCATCGTCAACGTGCTGGCGACGACCTTCCTGAGCGGCATTTCCGGCTCAGCGGTCGCCGATACCTCGGCCATCGGCTCGGTGATGATCCCGCAAATGGAACGGGCCGGCTATCCCAGGGTGTTCGCGACCAACCTGACGATTACCGCTTCGGTTCAGGCATTGCTGGTTCCGCCAAGCCACAATGCGGTGCTGTACTCGCTCGCCACCGGCGGCACGATCTCGATCAGCGCCCTGTTCATGGCCGGCGTCTTCCCGGGCCTTTTGCTCGGCTTCTCCCTGATCATTCTTTGTCTCGTCATCGCATACCGGAACGATCATCCGCGCGGCCAGACTGTGCCGGCAGAGGACGCGATCAGCATCGTCATCGACGCTGCCTGGGGTTTGGTGACGCTGGTCATCATTCTCGGCGGCATTCTGGGCGGGATCTTCACGGCCATTGAAGCCGGGGCCGTCGCCTGCATCTGGGCGTTCTTCGTGACCATGTTCATTTATCGCGACTATCGCTGGCGCGACCTGCCCGTGCTGCTGCACCGGACCCTGCGCACGGTCGCGATGGTGCTGACGCTGATCGCCTGTGCCTCAAGCGTCGGCTACATCATGGCGCTGACACAGATGCCCGCCAAGATGACGGCATTCTTCCTTTCGATCTCCAGCAACAAATACGTCATCCTGTTTCTGATCAACATCCTGCTGCTGGTGCTCGGCACCCTCGTCGACATGGCGCCATCGATCCTGATCGCGACGCCGATCCTGCTGCCGGTAATGGCGAACTTCGGCGTCGATCCCGTCCATTTCGGCATGATCATGCTGCTCAACCTCGGCATCGGACTGTGCCACCCGCCGGTCGGAGCGATCCTGTTCGTCGGCTGCGCGGTCGGCAAGGTCACAATCGAGCAGGTGATGCGGAAGATCTGGCCGTTTTACGCGGTGATGTTCTTCGTCCTGATGTGTGTGACCTATTTGCCGGAAATATCGCTTTGGCTGCCCCGGCACATGATGCGGTAG
- a CDS encoding DUF6494 family protein translates to MLVRVTSQREIENLVRSGEVKGGKLKLRMPLSAEVTPLKHVVEETVAL, encoded by the coding sequence ATGCTCGTCAGAGTTACATCGCAGCGTGAAATTGAGAACCTGGTGCGTAGCGGAGAGGTGAAGGGTGGCAAGCTCAAACTGCGAATGCCCCTGTCCGCTGAGGTGACGCCACTGAAACATGTAGTCGAGGAAACGGTCGCGCTCTGA
- a CDS encoding integrase core domain-containing protein translates to MLVLLFQSRASLEAEILILRHQLNIQRRHLPKRLTFSAMDRLIFVGLSRLAPSTLNALTIVKPETVVRWHRAGFRSYWRRKSRLRSGRPTVAIEIRRLVREMSIANPLWGAPRIHGELLKLGIVIGQTSVAKYMVRRRDPPSQGWRTFIRNHADGIAAMDMFVVPTISFRLLYGMLIMGHGRRHILWFGVTTHPTAEWIANQVTEACGWEQAPRCFIRDRDGAYGEILIRRLRSIGIRDRPTSPRSPWQNGYAERLIGSIRRECLDHVIVFSERHLRHLLLCYMNYYNATRTHLSLEKDAPVSRAVDRAGYILCRPILGGLHHHYVRVRFSLHTGLFPFTSVVRGHSVCIFLAVSQR, encoded by the coding sequence GTGCTGGTGCTATTGTTCCAGTCGCGGGCCTCGTTGGAAGCTGAGATCCTGATCCTTCGTCATCAGCTTAACATCCAGCGACGGCACCTGCCAAAGAGACTGACTTTCAGTGCCATGGATCGCCTCATCTTTGTTGGGCTGTCTCGTTTGGCGCCAAGTACCCTCAATGCGCTGACGATTGTGAAGCCGGAGACTGTCGTCCGTTGGCATCGTGCCGGGTTCAGATCTTACTGGCGCCGGAAATCACGACTTCGTTCCGGCCGACCGACGGTTGCGATCGAAATACGACGGCTGGTCCGCGAGATGAGCATTGCCAATCCTCTGTGGGGAGCGCCTCGAATCCATGGAGAACTCCTCAAGCTCGGCATCGTAATCGGACAAACCAGCGTGGCCAAGTACATGGTCAGGCGACGAGACCCGCCGTCCCAGGGCTGGAGGACATTCATCCGCAACCACGCTGACGGGATCGCTGCGATGGATATGTTCGTCGTGCCGACAATCTCGTTTCGCCTGCTCTATGGAATGCTGATCATGGGACACGGCCGGCGACATATTCTGTGGTTTGGTGTCACAACGCATCCAACCGCAGAATGGATCGCAAATCAGGTCACGGAAGCATGCGGGTGGGAACAGGCTCCCCGCTGTTTCATTCGTGACCGGGACGGGGCCTATGGGGAGATCCTTATTCGCAGACTCCGATCGATAGGCATCCGCGATCGACCGACGTCGCCACGCTCCCCTTGGCAAAATGGATATGCTGAAAGGCTGATCGGTTCGATCCGCAGGGAATGCCTTGACCACGTCATTGTATTCAGCGAGCGCCACCTTCGTCACCTGCTGCTCTGTTACATGAACTATTACAATGCGACCCGCACGCATCTATCCCTGGAGAAAGATGCGCCGGTCTCGCGCGCCGTCGATCGCGCCGGATACATTCTTTGTCGCCCAATCTTGGGCGGACTTCATCATCACTACGTCCGGGT